One Chitinispirillales bacterium ANBcel5 DNA window includes the following coding sequences:
- a CDS encoding two-component regulator propeller domain-containing protein: protein MNRLYKLLYLLLLLPAVVYAQYSWNHHINRQDITELLIDGQYLWMTTSRTGLVRWNTSTEEQQVFDRDNGFFSDSSIKLALDSSGAVWAASGSTIAQYRNGSFGQQFHFSSRVNDLTVDYFGAVWVGISDGILKQSGTTFERVTAFDELRGTDEYVDNVVSGGADSCVYVRVNNRVFRFGVDGQYHQTIELPFVDSWSMAVRRGELFVTDISNVAVYDGEDWRLFSTNDGTLSNAVLGFSVSAQGDIWAYGQNVMAFENEKWDVRLQYERGDSRIRAIAPVSGNIAWVGGDYFFGKLVWGELQPISTNSPANNMIEYIYADYDGSVWVRCSDGKNVISKYNGSEWSHPYTRPFTDMLRTQDSTYYFIENTNVHVFGVVRNGVRVNDLRGNEFIPSGNINAIAEDHLGKIWYATSKGVIRNYSDTLFSSDNSGFASSHINTILATSVSSLWIGGRDGTLAFYKDGSWTTSNLPQKHTITALAQDSGGGIWIGTDAGVFKISSHLNEQYPKETGSPPDKVTSIAIDHNNRVWVGTINGLSYFEDDNWSTLLRSDGITSTMVTSLDISIDSVLWIGTYDRGISTLDLSSKPMRGRAFMSKTTKHCENKLLNRKIYLRNAKPYLENRKVYLLNGRKVNPHTTNRSLPSNLYLLEQINKKLE from the coding sequence ATGAATCGTCTATACAAACTATTATACCTCTTGCTTCTCTTACCAGCGGTTGTATATGCTCAGTACTCATGGAACCATCATATCAACAGGCAGGATATTACCGAGCTGCTCATAGACGGGCAGTATCTTTGGATGACTACCAGTAGAACCGGACTCGTGCGGTGGAATACAAGTACTGAGGAGCAACAGGTATTTGATAGAGATAACGGTTTTTTTTCCGATAGTAGTATTAAACTTGCATTGGACTCATCGGGGGCGGTATGGGCGGCATCAGGTAGTACAATTGCACAGTATAGAAACGGCAGTTTTGGACAACAATTTCATTTCAGCAGCAGGGTAAACGATCTTACAGTTGATTATTTTGGTGCTGTATGGGTAGGGATATCGGATGGGATACTGAAACAAAGTGGCACTACTTTCGAACGGGTGACTGCATTTGATGAACTCAGAGGAACCGATGAATATGTTGATAATGTCGTTTCAGGAGGAGCAGATAGCTGCGTTTATGTTAGAGTTAACAACAGGGTATTCCGTTTTGGTGTTGATGGACAGTATCATCAAACTATCGAGCTGCCGTTCGTTGACTCATGGAGCATGGCTGTAAGAAGAGGCGAGCTTTTTGTCACGGATATAAGTAATGTTGCTGTGTACGATGGTGAAGACTGGAGATTGTTTTCAACCAATGACGGGACTCTCAGCAATGCTGTTTTAGGTTTTTCCGTTTCTGCTCAGGGTGATATATGGGCGTATGGTCAGAATGTAATGGCTTTTGAGAATGAGAAATGGGACGTAAGGCTACAGTATGAGCGAGGTGACAGTAGAATTAGGGCAATAGCTCCGGTAAGTGGGAATATAGCCTGGGTTGGTGGTGATTACTTTTTTGGAAAGCTTGTGTGGGGAGAACTGCAACCGATCAGTACCAACTCACCTGCCAACAATATGATAGAGTATATTTATGCCGATTATGATGGCTCTGTCTGGGTTCGATGCAGTGATGGTAAAAATGTAATAAGCAAGTATAATGGAAGTGAATGGAGCCATCCTTACACCAGACCCTTTACCGACATGCTTCGTACACAAGACAGTACTTATTACTTTATTGAGAATACTAATGTTCATGTGTTTGGAGTTGTTAGAAACGGGGTAAGGGTAAACGACCTGAGAGGAAATGAATTTATACCATCGGGTAATATCAATGCAATTGCTGAAGATCATTTGGGAAAGATCTGGTATGCTACTTCAAAAGGGGTAATCAGGAATTATTCTGACACACTCTTTTCGAGTGATAACAGTGGGTTTGCTTCAAGCCATATCAATACGATTTTAGCAACATCAGTTTCCTCTCTGTGGATTGGTGGCAGAGATGGGACCCTTGCTTTTTATAAAGATGGAAGTTGGACCACAAGTAATCTTCCGCAAAAACACACTATAACAGCTCTTGCACAGGATTCTGGTGGTGGTATTTGGATTGGTACCGATGCCGGTGTTTTTAAAATATCATCCCATTTAAATGAACAGTATCCAAAAGAAACAGGCTCACCACCAGATAAAGTAACCAGTATTGCTATTGATCATAATAATCGGGTTTGGGTTGGCACTATTAATGGGCTTAGCTATTTTGAAGATGATAATTGGAGTACCTTGCTTAGATCTGACGGCATTACTTCAACTATGGTTACATCTCTTGACATAAGCATCGATTCGGTTTTGTGGATCGGTACCTATGACCGGGGTATAAGTACATTGGACCTAAGTTCCAAACCCATGCGTGGAAGAGCGTTTATGAGTAAAACCACTAAACACTGTGAAAACAAACTCTTAAACAGAAAAATATATTTAAGGAATGCGAAACCCTATTTGGAAAACCGGAAAGTATAT